Proteins encoded within one genomic window of Spiroplasma sabaudiense Ar-1343:
- the lepA gene encoding translation elongation factor 4: MDKSKIRNFSIIAHIDHGKSTLADRILEMTHTVEKRDMQAQLLDSMDIERERGITIKLNSVQLKYKSKSGEEYIFHLIDTPGHVDFTYEVSRSLAACEGAILVVDASQGVEAQTLANVYLALDNDLEIIPVINKVDLPAADVERVKSEIENLIGLDTTEAPLISAKTGLNVEDVLEAIVNKIPPPKGADDSQPLRALVFDSYYDKYRGVMVSVRIKEGTVKVGQKIKMMASQAVYEVTELGIKNPLEVKRDSLEAGEVGWIAASIKNIKDIHVGDTITTEKNGATESLPGYKKMNPTVYCGIYTVDNARYKDLKDALEKVNLSDAALVYEPESSQSLGFGFRCGFLGLLHMDVIQERLEREYDLTLIATAPSVIYKVFLTNKEMIEIDNPANLPDVQKIDHIEEPFVNVKIMTPEKFLGDLMELCQNKRGIYKNLEYIDDTRRTLTYDMPLNEIIFDFFNKLKSISKGYASFDYDLIGYQTSKLVKMDILLNGEVVDALSLIVHKDFAYARGKVLTEKLKEIIPRQNFEVPIQAAIGSKVISRETIKAMRKNVLAKCYGGDISRKKKLLEKQKEGKKRMKSIGSVEVPQEAFIAVLKLDD; the protein is encoded by the coding sequence ATGGACAAATCAAAAATTAGAAATTTTAGTATAATTGCCCATATTGATCACGGAAAATCAACTTTAGCTGATCGAATCTTAGAAATGACTCACACCGTTGAAAAGCGCGATATGCAAGCCCAGCTATTAGATTCGATGGACATTGAGCGTGAACGCGGAATTACAATAAAATTGAACTCTGTCCAACTAAAATATAAATCAAAAAGTGGTGAAGAATATATCTTTCATTTAATTGACACCCCAGGTCATGTTGATTTTACATATGAAGTTTCTCGAAGTTTGGCTGCGTGTGAGGGTGCTATTTTAGTCGTCGATGCCAGTCAGGGAGTTGAGGCCCAAACTCTAGCAAATGTTTATTTGGCTCTTGATAATGATTTGGAAATAATCCCAGTAATAAATAAAGTTGATTTACCAGCAGCAGATGTTGAGCGAGTGAAATCTGAAATTGAAAATCTAATTGGTTTAGACACAACAGAAGCACCACTGATTTCTGCAAAAACAGGTTTAAATGTTGAAGATGTTCTAGAGGCAATTGTAAATAAAATTCCTCCCCCAAAAGGAGCAGACGATTCCCAACCGCTAAGAGCTCTAGTTTTTGATTCTTACTATGACAAGTATCGAGGAGTTATGGTTTCAGTAAGGATAAAAGAAGGAACTGTTAAAGTCGGTCAAAAAATTAAAATGATGGCATCGCAGGCGGTTTATGAAGTTACAGAGTTGGGAATTAAAAACCCCTTAGAAGTAAAACGAGATTCACTTGAAGCAGGGGAAGTTGGGTGAATTGCTGCTAGCATCAAAAATATTAAAGATATTCATGTTGGTGATACAATTACAACAGAAAAAAATGGAGCTACAGAATCATTACCAGGTTACAAAAAAATGAACCCCACTGTTTATTGTGGAATTTATACAGTAGATAATGCCAGATATAAGGATTTAAAAGATGCTTTAGAGAAAGTTAATTTAAGTGATGCAGCATTAGTTTATGAACCAGAGTCTTCACAATCGCTTGGATTTGGTTTTCGCTGTGGATTTTTGGGGTTATTGCATATGGATGTGATTCAAGAGCGTTTGGAGCGCGAATACGATCTCACATTAATCGCCACTGCCCCATCAGTTATTTACAAAGTATTTTTAACAAATAAAGAAATGATTGAAATTGATAACCCGGCAAATTTACCCGATGTTCAAAAGATTGACCACATTGAAGAACCGTTTGTGAATGTGAAAATCATGACTCCAGAAAAATTTTTAGGGGACTTAATGGAATTATGTCAGAACAAGCGAGGCATTTACAAAAACTTAGAATATATTGATGATACTCGTCGAACCCTAACATATGATATGCCTTTAAATGAAATTATCTTTGATTTTTTTAATAAATTGAAATCAATTTCTAAAGGATATGCATCTTTTGATTATGACCTTATTGGTTATCAAACTAGCAAACTTGTTAAGATGGATATTTTACTTAATGGAGAAGTTGTAGACGCCCTAAGTTTAATTGTTCATAAAGACTTCGCTTATGCAAGAGGAAAAGTCTTGACAGAAAAACTAAAAGAAATTATCCCGCGACAAAATTTTGAGGTTCCAATTCAGGCCGCTATTGGTAGCAAAGTGATTTCTCGTGAAACAATAAAAGCAATGCGAAAAAATGTTTTAGCCAAATGTTATGGTGGGGACATTTCAAGAAAGAAAAAACTTTTAGAGAAACAAAAAGAGGGTAAGAAACGAATGAAATCAATTGGTTCTGTTGAAGTACCACAAGAAGCATTTATTGCAGTATTAAAACTAGATGATTAA
- a CDS encoding MFS transporter — protein sequence MKKLIYLNLISLFLAVFSMAFIAPFMYFSKTIDGKILIFTKNVYTLSEIGLGLTFFAFGIGALFAKNRILKVIALSLSIFTCLVFVFIAGYGMSGLFAIEKIHVFKIIIPVFFISLFFIGLLFSQTPNHLQNLVLQNKSEEATDQITDVLVKDDLKIKISKLKTNLSKPSFEILQEIDSTGSFSGIDIQKIIGIDENIGESNDESSKGPEDLKIINPNSENFVKKNSQSPEKISDSDGKDSNKNKKIIQEHNYDFIDLTELSFEKNKEKDDFEIITPRRLDGKNETELKKDLNE from the coding sequence ATGAAAAAACTAATTTATTTAAATTTAATAAGTTTATTTTTAGCTGTTTTTTCAATGGCTTTTATTGCGCCGTTTATGTATTTTAGCAAGACAATCGATGGGAAAATTTTAATTTTTACAAAAAATGTATACACTCTGTCAGAAATCGGTTTAGGACTAACTTTTTTTGCATTTGGAATTGGTGCTCTATTTGCCAAAAACCGAATTCTCAAAGTAATTGCGTTAAGCCTATCAATATTTACTTGTTTGGTGTTCGTTTTTATAGCTGGTTATGGAATGTCGGGTTTGTTTGCAATTGAAAAAATTCATGTTTTTAAAATAATAATACCAGTCTTTTTTATCTCGCTATTTTTTATTGGACTGTTGTTTTCTCAAACCCCAAATCACTTGCAAAATCTGGTTTTACAAAATAAAAGTGAAGAAGCCACTGATCAAATAACTGACGTCTTGGTCAAAGACGATTTGAAGATTAAAATTTCAAAGCTAAAAACCAATTTATCTAAACCATCTTTTGAAATTTTGCAAGAAATAGATTCGACAGGGAGTTTTTCGGGAATAGATATTCAAAAAATTATTGGAATAGATGAAAACATCGGTGAATCAAATGATGAAAGTTCAAAAGGGCCTGAAGATTTAAAAATCATTAATCCAAATTCTGAAAATTTTGTTAAAAAAAATTCACAATCTCCTGAAAAAATTAGTGATTCTGATGGTAAAGACAGCAATAAAAATAAAAAAATTATTCAAGAACATAATTATGATTTTATTGATTTAACAGAATTATCTTTTGAAAAAAATAAGGAAAAAGACGATTTTGAAATTATCACTCCAAGGAGACTAGACGGTAAGAATGAAACAGAATTAAAAAAGGACTTAAATGAGTAA
- a CDS encoding YgjP family zinc-dependent metalloprotease: MTWIKKKLQYQGNLVEYNLRIADQKNIILKVKEGNIFVSAPHRAADWEINNLIYKNLKKIQAVQSTFTTIQKISFKNDDSFVKIFDKKIKLHITEENIHTTAKPEGIFMKNYQNHENQTQKLYAFLGKYYYNWFEKRLSHWAEIMNLTYKNLSMQNMKTRWGVCYPEREKIVLNTKLIHFLPDVIDYVIVHELSHLVHKNHSKDFWWNVEKFLPNYKDKALVLKQSGI, from the coding sequence ATGACTTGAATTAAAAAGAAATTACAGTATCAAGGCAATTTAGTTGAGTATAATTTAAGAATTGCAGATCAAAAAAATATAATCTTAAAAGTTAAAGAGGGCAATATTTTTGTATCTGCACCCCATAGAGCAGCTGATTGGGAAATCAATAATTTGATTTACAAAAATTTAAAAAAAATTCAAGCAGTACAATCAACTTTTACAACTATACAAAAAATATCATTTAAAAACGATGATAGTTTTGTAAAGATTTTTGATAAAAAAATTAAACTTCACATTACTGAAGAAAACATTCATACGACGGCAAAACCCGAAGGAATCTTTATGAAAAATTACCAAAATCATGAAAATCAAACACAAAAGTTGTATGCTTTTTTGGGAAAGTATTATTATAACTGATTTGAAAAACGATTAAGCCATTGAGCAGAAATTATGAATTTGACTTATAAAAATCTCTCAATGCAAAATATGAAAACCCGTTGAGGGGTTTGTTACCCAGAAAGAGAAAAAATAGTTTTAAATACGAAACTAATTCATTTTTTACCAGATGTAATAGATTATGTCATTGTACACGAATTAAGTCATTTGGTTCACAAAAACCACTCTAAAGATTTTTGGTGAAATGTCGAAAAATTTTTACCAAACTATAAAGATAAGGCACTAGTATTAAAACAATCAGGAATTTAA
- a CDS encoding DnaJ domain-containing protein yields the protein MGWKNNYKKAFKNKLKNSKSVNISYFEPLPYFILWEREHKQVNEWNEETLMREIKLYQTKILSFKTIHQIPEEFNEQVEVKFMEDEIVEKFTGLPAISNFQATYNYFLKKMGKYKALVMLFSITKFTYYTTSKFWQIYMNSFSSYDVEKTNFKRIFLVMRRTSFESIENLLKKLIILVGKNEIDQYRHHMLIEEIIEGGEDLTFHWARMLEQIIESSFESISFESRYGKPYEGYSQDETLDSPFGDPDQDNFDKFFEQTHTLVINDEVNEAFNFFGLTKMTEPSDFKKTYRHFAKKFHPDVNSNESSASEMKKINIYKQIIEDYFDRYNIT from the coding sequence ATGGGATGGAAAAATAACTATAAAAAAGCCTTTAAAAATAAGTTAAAAAATAGCAAATCTGTCAATATTAGTTATTTTGAGCCGCTCCCATACTTCATATTGTGAGAGCGCGAGCACAAACAAGTTAACGAGTGAAACGAAGAGACTTTAATGCGAGAAATTAAACTCTATCAAACCAAAATCTTAAGTTTTAAAACAATTCATCAAATTCCAGAGGAATTTAATGAACAAGTTGAAGTTAAATTTATGGAAGATGAAATCGTGGAGAAATTCACAGGCCTGCCAGCTATTTCTAATTTCCAAGCAACTTACAATTATTTTTTAAAAAAAATGGGCAAATATAAGGCTTTAGTAATGTTGTTTAGTATTACAAAGTTTACTTATTACACCACTTCTAAATTTTGACAAATTTATATGAATAGTTTTTCAAGTTATGATGTAGAAAAAACAAATTTTAAGAGAATATTTTTAGTAATGCGTCGGACAAGTTTTGAGTCTATTGAAAATCTTTTAAAAAAGTTAATTATTTTAGTTGGTAAAAATGAAATAGATCAATACCGCCACCATATGTTAATTGAGGAAATTATTGAAGGGGGAGAAGACCTAACCTTTCACTGAGCAAGAATGCTTGAGCAAATAATTGAATCTAGTTTTGAAAGTATTAGTTTTGAAAGTAGATATGGAAAACCCTACGAAGGCTATTCCCAGGATGAAACCCTTGATAGCCCCTTTGGAGACCCAGATCAAGACAACTTTGATAAATTCTTTGAACAAACTCACACCTTGGTTATCAATGATGAAGTCAATGAAGCATTTAATTTTTTTGGTTTAACTAAAATGACTGAACCCAGTGATTTTAAAAAAACTTATCGCCATTTTGCAAAAAAATTTCACCCGGATGTCAATTCAAATGAATCATCGGCTTCAGAAATGAAGAAAATCAACATTTATAAACAAATTATTGAAGATTACTTTGATAGATATAATATAACATAA
- the typA gene encoding translational GTPase TypA, whose product MSNQKIINIAVIAHVDAGKSTLVDAFLSQSGVFRANEEVKEQVMDSNDQERERGITIYSKNCAIEYKGIKINIVDTPGHADFSSEVERIMKTVDTVILLVDSSEGPMPQTRFVLSKALDLGLKPILLINKIDKKDQRALEVVDEVLELFMELNANDEQLEFKTLFGIAKRGIAQKTIDEEGKDLSPLFDTIIDQVGTYPEDLINNTTRMQVSSLAYDSFIGRLGIGRIFEGTLKEGQTISNSRNDGTVTKGKIGGIFVYQGLNRVAVKEAVAGDIVVISGLSDVSIGDTICDQNDVRPMPTITIEEPTMSMNILVNTSPFAGRVGKFVTTRNIKERLDKELEVNVGLKVEKLSDSSADGFKVLGRGELHLSVLIESMRREGFELGVSKPEVVMHKNDAGELLEPMEKVIISVPTEYSGTVINKLNLRKGLMMDMDSDGIRDKVIYNVPMRGLIGFRSEFTNDTHGEGIMVRSANGFEAYKGKIDGRANGVLVSMANGVTLPYALANLEDRGKLFVGPQTEVYEGMIVGLHSRNNDLDVNPTTGKKLTNTRSSGTDESSRLTPFTKFSLEESLEFIEWDELVEVTPNDIRLRKKWLTINDRKLHRNDKF is encoded by the coding sequence ATGTCAAATCAAAAAATTATTAATATTGCCGTGATTGCCCACGTTGATGCAGGAAAATCTACACTTGTAGACGCTTTTTTGTCACAATCGGGAGTATTTCGCGCAAACGAAGAAGTTAAAGAACAAGTAATGGATAGTAATGATCAAGAAAGAGAACGTGGAATCACAATTTATTCAAAAAATTGCGCCATCGAATATAAAGGAATCAAAATTAATATCGTAGATACTCCGGGCCATGCTGATTTTTCATCAGAGGTTGAGAGAATTATGAAAACTGTTGATACAGTAATCCTTTTGGTTGATTCATCAGAGGGACCAATGCCTCAAACTCGTTTTGTATTATCAAAAGCTTTAGATTTAGGATTAAAACCAATTTTGTTAATCAATAAAATTGATAAAAAAGATCAAAGAGCCCTTGAAGTTGTCGACGAAGTATTAGAACTGTTTATGGAACTGAATGCAAACGATGAACAACTAGAGTTTAAAACTTTATTTGGAATTGCTAAACGTGGAATTGCACAAAAAACAATTGACGAAGAGGGCAAAGACTTATCACCGCTATTTGATACAATTATCGATCAAGTTGGAACCTACCCAGAAGATTTAATAAATAACACAACAAGAATGCAAGTATCATCTCTTGCATATGATTCTTTTATTGGTCGTTTGGGAATTGGAAGAATTTTTGAGGGTACTTTAAAAGAGGGTCAAACGATTTCAAACTCTCGAAATGACGGAACTGTGACAAAAGGTAAAATTGGTGGAATTTTTGTGTATCAAGGATTAAATCGTGTTGCTGTTAAAGAAGCTGTTGCTGGAGACATTGTTGTAATTTCAGGTTTAAGTGATGTTTCAATTGGAGACACAATTTGTGATCAAAACGATGTAAGACCAATGCCAACAATTACAATTGAAGAACCAACAATGAGTATGAACATTTTGGTAAATACCTCACCATTTGCTGGCCGTGTTGGAAAGTTTGTTACAACAAGAAATATTAAAGAACGTTTAGATAAAGAGCTTGAAGTAAACGTTGGATTGAAAGTTGAAAAACTATCAGATTCATCAGCTGATGGTTTTAAAGTTCTTGGTCGTGGAGAGTTGCACTTATCGGTTTTAATTGAATCAATGCGTCGTGAAGGGTTTGAACTTGGAGTTTCAAAACCAGAAGTTGTTATGCACAAAAATGATGCAGGAGAACTTTTAGAACCAATGGAAAAAGTAATTATTAGTGTGCCAACAGAATACTCTGGAACAGTAATTAATAAATTAAATCTAAGAAAAGGTCTAATGATGGACATGGACTCAGATGGAATTCGTGATAAAGTTATTTACAATGTCCCAATGCGTGGATTAATTGGATTCAGAAGTGAATTCACCAACGATACCCACGGTGAGGGAATAATGGTTAGAAGCGCAAATGGCTTTGAAGCTTATAAAGGCAAAATTGACGGCCGCGCAAATGGGGTTTTAGTTTCAATGGCCAATGGAGTAACACTACCTTATGCACTAGCAAACTTAGAAGATCGTGGGAAATTATTTGTTGGTCCGCAGACTGAAGTATATGAAGGAATGATCGTAGGACTACATTCTCGAAATAATGATTTGGATGTTAACCCAACAACAGGAAAAAAATTAACAAACACTCGTTCTTCAGGAACTGATGAGTCAAGTCGTCTAACACCGTTTACAAAATTTTCTTTAGAAGAGTCACTTGAGTTTATTGAGTGAGATGAGTTGGTTGAGGTAACACCAAACGACATTAGATTGCGTAAAAAATGATTAACAATCAATGATCGTAAACTACATCGAAATGATAAATTTTAA
- the eno gene encoding phosphopyruvate hydratase, with the protein MSKIINVKGREVLDSRGMPTVQVEVWTEFGAYGSAMVPSGASTGSREALELRDGDKARFGGKGVLKAVNNVNTKIASLVIGMEVTDQVAIDTAMIKLDGTDFKKNLGANAMLGVSLAIARAAAAELEVPLYRYIGGTNGRRLPVPMLNIINGGEHADSAIDFQEFMIMPVGATSIKEALRWSSEIFQALKKILHDKGDITAVGDEGGFAPHFNWAYKDQKLETFQKNTPAEVALDLIVEAIGAAGYKTGEAGVMIAMDCANSELYKEDKKYHFKKIEKVTGKDWALTTAEMNAYLAKLVKKYPIISIEDGLAESDWEGFIEQVKLLGDKVQIVGDDLFVTNPKITAEGIARKAANSVLIKLNQIGTLTETIETIQMAQKAGWTTVTSHRSGETEDSFIADLAVALNTGQIKTGSMSRSDRIAKYNRLLTIEDELGDSAIYDGLKSFYNVR; encoded by the coding sequence ATGTCAAAAATTATAAATGTAAAAGGTCGCGAAGTATTAGATTCTCGTGGAATGCCTACAGTTCAAGTTGAAGTTTGAACAGAATTTGGAGCTTATGGATCAGCAATGGTACCTTCAGGTGCCTCAACAGGTTCAAGAGAAGCTTTAGAATTAAGAGATGGAGATAAAGCACGTTTTGGTGGTAAGGGAGTTTTAAAAGCCGTTAATAATGTTAACACCAAAATTGCTTCATTAGTTATTGGAATGGAAGTTACAGATCAAGTTGCAATTGATACTGCAATGATTAAACTTGATGGAACTGATTTCAAAAAAAATCTTGGAGCAAACGCTATGCTTGGGGTTTCATTGGCAATTGCTCGTGCAGCTGCAGCAGAATTAGAAGTACCATTATATAGATATATTGGTGGAACTAACGGACGTCGTCTTCCAGTTCCAATGTTAAACATTATAAATGGAGGAGAGCATGCAGATTCTGCAATTGATTTCCAAGAATTTATGATTATGCCAGTTGGTGCAACATCAATTAAAGAAGCTTTAAGATGATCTTCTGAAATTTTTCAAGCATTGAAAAAAATCTTACATGATAAAGGTGATATTACAGCCGTTGGTGATGAAGGTGGATTCGCTCCTCACTTCAATTGAGCCTATAAGGATCAAAAACTAGAAACTTTCCAAAAAAACACTCCAGCTGAAGTTGCGTTAGACTTAATCGTTGAAGCAATTGGAGCAGCTGGTTATAAAACTGGTGAAGCCGGAGTTATGATCGCAATGGATTGTGCAAATAGTGAATTATATAAAGAAGATAAAAAATACCACTTTAAGAAAATTGAAAAAGTGACAGGAAAAGACTGAGCACTGACAACAGCTGAAATGAATGCGTACTTGGCAAAACTTGTTAAAAAATACCCAATTATTTCAATTGAAGATGGTCTAGCAGAATCTGACTGAGAAGGATTTATCGAACAAGTTAAATTACTTGGAGATAAAGTTCAAATCGTTGGAGATGACTTATTTGTTACAAACCCAAAAATTACTGCCGAAGGAATTGCTAGAAAAGCTGCAAACTCAGTATTGATTAAACTAAACCAAATTGGTACTTTAACTGAAACAATCGAAACAATTCAAATGGCTCAAAAAGCTGGATGAACAACAGTAACTTCACACCGTTCAGGGGAAACTGAAGACTCATTTATTGCTGACTTAGCTGTTGCTTTAAATACTGGTCAAATTAAAACTGGATCAATGTCAAGAAGTGATAGAATTGCTAAATACAACCGTTTATTAACAATTGAAGATGAACTAGGTGATTCAGCAATTTATGATGGATTAAAATCTTTCTACAACGTTAGATAA
- a CDS encoding phosphatase PAP2 family protein, whose amino-acid sequence MEKINKNLKITCLVSLFLMFFLIGTFNDLQISITLSNWTEKSAILSFVAKLMSNLGDLGLYLILLMFAAVLINWIVYSFFQKKWHWLIFVFQILLFIIYIATLTNRIWLFNNLSSDSDSNFYYYGSLVINAVLGLTAQILVIIKINNQAIAKTYLVPVVKSIIFIAMLFGVILVMKYAFGRPRFIDLQPDFYDYRPWFANIFSSQNRGTSFPSGHMGVVTAYLSLIWFLEPLKIKKVFTKNFLLVIYWVVIFLMATARIGIKAHYFTDVLTTPAIGLLMITAVEKIENVFWNFKVSRKGK is encoded by the coding sequence ATGGAAAAGATAAATAAAAATTTAAAAATTACCTGCTTAGTATCTTTGTTTTTAATGTTTTTTTTAATAGGCACATTCAATGACTTGCAAATTAGCATTACGTTGTCTAATTGAACCGAAAAAAGCGCCATACTAAGCTTTGTTGCTAAATTAATGAGCAACTTAGGAGATTTGGGCCTTTATTTAATTTTATTAATGTTCGCAGCGGTTTTAATCAACTGGATCGTTTATAGTTTTTTTCAAAAAAAATGACACTGACTAATTTTTGTTTTTCAAATTTTATTATTCATTATTTACATTGCGACCTTAACTAATAGAATTTGATTATTCAACAATCTTAGTTCTGATTCTGATTCAAATTTTTATTATTATGGTTCTTTAGTTATTAATGCTGTTTTAGGACTAACTGCTCAAATTCTGGTGATTATAAAAATAAATAACCAAGCAATTGCTAAAACTTATTTGGTTCCAGTAGTTAAAAGCATTATTTTTATTGCTATGTTATTTGGAGTTATTTTAGTTATGAAGTATGCTTTTGGAAGACCAAGATTTATAGATTTACAACCCGACTTTTATGATTATCGACCTTGATTTGCAAATATCTTTTCCTCGCAAAATCGAGGCACAAGTTTTCCTTCGGGACATATGGGGGTTGTAACTGCTTATCTATCTTTAATTTGATTTTTGGAACCATTAAAAATCAAAAAAGTTTTCACAAAAAATTTTTTACTTGTGATCTACTGAGTTGTTATTTTCTTAATGGCAACAGCTCGTATTGGAATTAAAGCTCATTATTTCACGGATGTCTTAACTACCCCAGCAATTGGTTTATTAATGATTACAGCAGTTGAAAAAATTGAAAATGTTTTTTGAAATTTTAAAGTAAGCAGAAAGGGAAAATAA
- the ruvX gene encoding Holliday junction resolvase RuvX: MEKYIGLDLGSKTIGVAISSGIIANPLGTIRFEEYDFETAANMLHKYLEENQISIIVIGYPINMNNSIGHRAEMVDYFIEVLTTIFPKWNSTNVVRVDERLTTRMAKAIMIKADLSRKKQKENKDGLAAQLILETYLTQIANKNLKNPQ, translated from the coding sequence ATGGAAAAATATATTGGACTAGATTTGGGTTCAAAAACTATTGGAGTGGCAATTTCAAGTGGAATTATTGCAAATCCTCTAGGAACTATTCGCTTTGAAGAATATGATTTTGAAACCGCCGCAAACATGCTCCATAAATACTTGGAAGAAAATCAAATTTCAATAATTGTAATCGGTTATCCGATAAATATGAACAATAGTATTGGTCATCGAGCAGAGATGGTAGATTACTTTATTGAGGTTTTAACAACTATTTTCCCAAAGTGAAATTCAACAAATGTAGTGAGAGTTGATGAGCGCTTAACAACAAGAATGGCAAAAGCCATAATGATTAAAGCTGACTTATCTAGAAAAAAACAAAAAGAAAATAAGGATGGCCTAGCGGCACAATTGATATTGGAAACTTATTTAACTCAAATTGCTAATAAAAATTTGAAAAACCCCCAATAA
- the hpt gene encoding hypoxanthine phosphoribosyltransferase has product MHPLIKNVLLNKEEINKRTNQVALEIEEYYKKIIPNEEPIVLVGFLKGCVPFMGKFLENFSLSCQTEYMLISSYGSNIKSSGKPEILLDLKIPIENRHILIVEDVIDTGITLDFMVDYFKMQKPKSIKIVTMLDKVNSHKVDIKADWKCFDVGDDFLVGMGLDVNERFRNLPYIGVIDTEKLKNWKW; this is encoded by the coding sequence ATGCACCCATTAATAAAAAATGTTCTTTTAAATAAAGAAGAAATCAACAAGAGAACAAACCAAGTAGCGTTAGAAATCGAAGAGTATTATAAAAAGATAATTCCAAACGAAGAGCCAATTGTTTTAGTGGGTTTTTTAAAAGGTTGCGTCCCTTTTATGGGAAAATTTTTAGAAAACTTTAGTCTAAGTTGTCAAACGGAATATATGCTGATATCTTCATATGGATCAAACATTAAAAGTTCGGGAAAACCAGAAATTTTATTAGATTTAAAGATTCCGATTGAAAACCGACATATTTTAATTGTTGAAGATGTCATTGACACCGGTATTACTTTGGACTTTATGGTTGATTATTTTAAAATGCAAAAACCAAAATCAATTAAAATAGTAACAATGCTTGATAAAGTTAATTCTCACAAGGTTGATATAAAAGCTGACTGGAAGTGCTTTGATGTTGGTGATGATTTTTTAGTAGGAATGGGATTAGATGTCAATGAGAGGTTTAGAAACCTCCCCTATATCGGTGTAATCGATACAGAGAAATTAAAAAATTGAAAATGGTAA
- the pfkA gene encoding 6-phosphofructokinase, with translation MIKKIGVLTSGGDAPGMNAAVGAVIKTAIANKITPFIVKDGYKGLVNNWIEEVNETFANDIISRGGTVIGSARLPEFKDIEVRKKAVKNLQNLGIEALVVIGGDGSYQGAQKLTEMGINCIGLPDTIDNDIVSSDYTIGFDTALNTVVEAIDKIRDTAQSHNRCMVIEIMGNACGDLTLFAAVATGAEVISVPESKLSEEEICNQVSKLAKDNRRSVIVAISEKIYPSAEELAKKIQKASGYDSRATVLGHIQRGGSPTAMDRYLSVTAGIFAVEQLIAGKGGLYIGLDKNELVARDIDKTLNMERKDVSKLISKIREINANIKK, from the coding sequence ATGATAAAAAAAATTGGTGTATTAACATCTGGGGGCGATGCTCCGGGAATGAACGCAGCAGTTGGTGCTGTAATCAAAACAGCGATTGCAAATAAAATCACACCTTTTATTGTAAAGGATGGTTATAAAGGGCTAGTTAATAACTGAATTGAAGAGGTAAATGAAACTTTTGCCAACGATATTATCTCTCGAGGAGGAACTGTTATTGGAAGTGCTCGACTACCTGAATTTAAGGATATCGAGGTTCGTAAAAAAGCGGTTAAAAATTTACAAAATTTAGGCATTGAAGCCTTGGTTGTAATTGGGGGAGATGGTAGTTATCAGGGAGCCCAAAAACTAACTGAAATGGGAATCAACTGTATAGGATTGCCTGACACAATTGATAACGATATTGTCTCATCAGATTATACAATTGGTTTTGACACCGCTTTAAATACTGTTGTTGAAGCAATTGATAAAATTCGTGATACAGCTCAGTCACATAATCGCTGTATGGTTATTGAAATCATGGGTAACGCTTGTGGTGATTTAACATTATTTGCCGCAGTTGCTACTGGAGCTGAAGTAATTTCGGTTCCTGAATCAAAATTATCAGAGGAAGAAATCTGTAACCAAGTTAGCAAACTTGCCAAAGATAATCGTCGTAGTGTGATTGTAGCAATTTCTGAAAAAATATATCCAAGCGCAGAAGAACTTGCTAAAAAAATTCAAAAAGCATCAGGTTATGATTCAAGAGCCACAGTGTTGGGACATATTCAAAGGGGAGGTAGCCCAACAGCTATGGATCGATATTTATCAGTAACAGCAGGAATTTTCGCGGTTGAACAATTGATTGCTGGAAAAGGTGGACTATACATTGGTTTGGATAAAAACGAACTGGTGGCCCGTGATATTGATAAAACCTTAAATATGGAACGCAAGGATGTATCAAAATTGATTTCTAAGATAAGAGAAATTAATGCTAATATCAAAAAGTAG